In Altererythrobacter rubellus, the following are encoded in one genomic region:
- a CDS encoding complex I NDUFA9 subunit family protein has translation MTRPSSLKDKLLTLFGGSGFLGQYLAQALLERGARLRIASRNPEKSHRLKPLANLGQIQFARCNINDARQVHGAVSGADAVVNLVGSFGGDLMQLMGNSAGEVASAAKASGAEALVHISAIGADADSASTYARANALGEELVRENFVNASILRPSALFGEDDNFVNMFAGLVQMMPVLPVFGPSSRLQPAFVDDLAEAIANALEDPGKHGGKTFELGGPEVITMMELNQRIADSQGRKRTFLPVPDTASAVFAALPLTPINRDQWVMLKEGNCASGDYPGFKKLGVTPRPLGLFLDKWMVRYRKHGRFNEGLAS, from the coding sequence ATGACCCGCCCCTCTTCGCTCAAGGACAAACTCCTAACTCTGTTTGGGGGCAGCGGTTTCCTTGGGCAATATCTGGCGCAGGCGCTTTTGGAACGGGGAGCCCGGCTACGCATCGCCAGCCGCAATCCGGAAAAGAGCCACAGGCTAAAGCCGCTTGCCAATTTAGGGCAGATCCAATTTGCCCGCTGCAACATCAATGATGCACGCCAAGTGCATGGGGCCGTTTCCGGAGCAGATGCTGTCGTCAATCTGGTGGGCAGCTTTGGTGGCGACTTGATGCAGCTTATGGGCAATTCCGCCGGAGAAGTGGCTTCGGCAGCGAAGGCTTCAGGGGCAGAAGCGCTGGTTCATATCAGCGCAATCGGCGCCGATGCGGATTCTGCTTCAACCTATGCTAGAGCCAATGCGCTTGGCGAGGAATTGGTGCGTGAGAATTTCGTCAACGCGTCGATCCTGCGTCCATCGGCGCTGTTCGGAGAAGACGACAATTTCGTAAACATGTTCGCCGGATTGGTCCAAATGATGCCTGTACTGCCGGTTTTTGGGCCAAGTTCACGTCTACAGCCAGCCTTTGTCGATGATTTAGCCGAAGCGATTGCGAACGCCCTTGAAGATCCAGGCAAGCATGGCGGAAAAACTTTCGAGCTCGGTGGTCCGGAAGTGATCACTATGATGGAATTGAATCAGCGTATCGCTGACTCGCAAGGCCGCAAGAGAACATTCTTGCCTGTGCCTGACACAGCCTCAGCCGTGTTCGCTGCATTGCCTTTGACGCCGATCAATCGTGATCAATGGGTCATGTTGAAAGAAGGCAATTGCGCGTCTGGCGACTACCCCGGTTTCAAGAAACTTGGCGTCACACCGCGCCCACTCGGTCTGTTTCTAGACAAATGGATGGTCCGTTATCGCAAGCACGGCCGGTTCAACGAAGGGCTTGCTAGCTAG
- a CDS encoding NfeD family protein, whose amino-acid sequence MMNGLEGFDAHWVWIAIGLILAALEMLVPGVYLIWLAIAAIITGLLTLGIDLALPAQVVVFVSLSLIAAFSAKRFLRDSPIESSDPLLNQRGTRLIGENALVTQAIVGGSGRVKYGDSEWIARGPDIGEGERVRITGSDGTILMVEPFNLIADSPAGDTDDAGGKQA is encoded by the coding sequence ATGATGAACGGGCTCGAAGGATTTGATGCGCACTGGGTCTGGATCGCAATCGGTCTGATCCTGGCCGCTTTGGAGATGCTGGTTCCGGGCGTCTATCTGATCTGGCTTGCAATCGCGGCGATTATAACCGGCTTGCTTACTTTGGGTATCGACCTTGCGCTGCCGGCACAAGTCGTGGTGTTCGTTTCTTTGTCATTGATCGCAGCGTTCAGCGCAAAGCGTTTCCTGCGCGATTCCCCGATCGAAAGCTCGGACCCGCTGCTTAATCAGCGCGGCACACGTCTGATCGGTGAAAATGCCTTGGTCACTCAGGCAATCGTCGGTGGTTCAGGTCGCGTCAAATATGGAGATAGCGAGTGGATTGCGCGCGGACCGGATATTGGAGAGGGGGAGCGTGTTCGCATCACCGGAAGCGATGGCACTATTCTGATGGTGGAGCCGTTCAATCTGATCGCTGACAGCCCTGCCGGGGATACTGACGATGCTGGCGGCAAACAGGCCTAG
- a CDS encoding SPFH domain-containing protein — MELVLIALLFLLIVFLLMAVRVVKQGYVYTIERLGRFTIAAQPGLHLIIPFIDRVGQKVNMMEQVLDIPGQEIITADNAMVGVDAVVFFQVLDAGKAAYEVTHLYQAIMALTTTNLRTVMGSMDLDETLSKRDEINARLLSVVDHATSPWGVKITRVEIKDIRPPHDISEAMARQMKAERLKRAEILEAEGDKTSAILRSEGSKQSAILEAEGKREAAFRDAEARERAAEAEARATQMVSDAIASSGNQAINYFIAQEYTKAVGKFADSPNAKTILFPFEATQLIGTLGGIGELVRDAMDPNQGDVTTGSRTGQPLQKDRARASVPRTGDT, encoded by the coding sequence ATGGAACTTGTGCTGATCGCGTTGCTGTTCTTGCTTATTGTCTTCCTGCTCATGGCAGTGCGCGTTGTTAAACAAGGTTATGTCTATACGATCGAACGGCTTGGCAGGTTTACCATCGCTGCCCAGCCTGGATTGCACCTGATTATCCCTTTCATCGACCGTGTTGGCCAGAAAGTGAATATGATGGAGCAAGTGCTTGATATTCCGGGTCAGGAAATCATCACTGCAGATAATGCTATGGTCGGCGTTGATGCCGTGGTGTTTTTTCAGGTGCTCGATGCAGGCAAAGCAGCATATGAAGTGACCCATCTTTACCAGGCGATCATGGCGCTAACGACTACAAACTTGCGCACCGTTATGGGCTCGATGGACCTGGACGAGACACTTTCAAAGCGTGACGAGATCAACGCTCGCCTGCTGTCGGTTGTTGATCACGCGACCTCGCCCTGGGGCGTCAAGATCACGCGCGTTGAAATCAAGGATATCCGGCCACCCCATGACATTTCTGAAGCTATGGCGCGCCAGATGAAGGCAGAGCGCTTGAAGCGTGCAGAAATCCTCGAGGCAGAGGGCGACAAGACCAGCGCAATCTTGCGTTCGGAAGGCTCTAAGCAATCGGCAATCCTCGAAGCGGAGGGCAAACGCGAAGCCGCATTCCGCGATGCCGAGGCGCGCGAACGCGCCGCAGAGGCCGAGGCTCGGGCAACCCAAATGGTGTCGGATGCGATTGCTTCTTCAGGCAATCAGGCGATAAACTATTTTATCGCGCAGGAGTATACCAAAGCTGTCGGTAAGTTTGCTGACAGCCCCAATGCCAAGACTATCCTCTTCCCTTTCGAAGCTACGCAGTTGATTGGGACGCTAGGCGGTATTGGTGAGCTGGTTCGCGATGCGATGGATCCGAACCAAGGTGATGTCACAACCGGATCCCGCACTGGTCAACCCCTGCAGAAAGATCGTGCACGAGCAAGCGTGCCGCGGACAGGCGACACATGA